In Leucobacter sp. CX169, a single genomic region encodes these proteins:
- a CDS encoding alpha/beta-hydrolase family protein, protein MNTRRWWHLDPGGSVLGLVCALLSLTPSLLPRPALLQGVLAALSLVLGYALGALVWKLVRRLVPWRPSQRMQRSLWLGYVGAWVLALAALTSLGTLWQNEVRALVEMPPLEAANVGTFLFAFVALSVVLLAVGKGLRRLWGFGRRRYGTIGASVGMAFSALVLAACATWGVTVAIDGVYLERNGQPDAEATEPASQYRSAGADSAIDWETLGRHGANFVGGGPSAAEIVEVTEAPAIEPIRVYAGLASAGSAEARAQLAVSELERTGAFSRSVLIVATPTGSGWLEPQTMDAVEYLYGGDTASVAMQYAYTPSWVSFVFDPDAPVDAARVLFDAVHERWSMLPEDDRPVLISYGLSLGAHGSQAVFGSVEEIRERTDGALFVGSPNGSALWRTLQAARDSGSPAWRPVLDGGREVRWMSQAGDQELLPSEWRAPRVLYLQHATDPVTWLGPELIWESPEWLADSQRASDVSPSMRWIPGVTAMQVTVDMLMGESVPARHGHNYGDVVSLGWREVIGSHAQDGDGLNDAAFARVQRVIEAYAEPADAE, encoded by the coding sequence ATGAATACACGCAGATGGTGGCATCTGGACCCGGGTGGCTCCGTCCTCGGGCTGGTCTGTGCGCTTCTCTCGCTGACTCCCTCGCTGCTGCCGCGCCCCGCACTGTTGCAGGGGGTGCTTGCCGCGCTCTCGCTCGTCTTGGGGTACGCGCTGGGCGCTCTGGTGTGGAAGCTGGTACGCCGACTCGTGCCATGGCGCCCGTCGCAACGGATGCAACGCTCGCTCTGGCTTGGCTACGTGGGGGCCTGGGTGCTCGCGCTCGCCGCACTCACCTCGCTCGGCACGCTCTGGCAGAACGAGGTGCGCGCGCTGGTCGAGATGCCGCCCCTCGAGGCCGCAAATGTTGGGACGTTCCTCTTCGCGTTCGTGGCTCTGAGCGTCGTGCTCCTCGCAGTGGGGAAGGGCCTGCGTCGGCTGTGGGGCTTCGGGCGGCGGCGATACGGCACCATCGGTGCCTCGGTCGGCATGGCGTTTTCTGCGCTCGTGCTCGCGGCGTGCGCAACCTGGGGCGTCACCGTCGCGATTGACGGTGTCTATTTGGAACGAAATGGGCAGCCGGACGCTGAGGCGACCGAACCGGCGTCGCAGTATCGCTCGGCGGGCGCGGACTCTGCGATCGACTGGGAGACGCTGGGTCGACACGGAGCGAACTTCGTCGGGGGCGGGCCGAGTGCCGCCGAGATCGTCGAGGTCACTGAGGCCCCGGCGATCGAGCCGATTCGGGTCTACGCTGGACTGGCCTCGGCCGGTAGTGCGGAGGCGCGGGCACAACTTGCCGTGTCCGAGCTGGAGCGGACCGGCGCGTTCAGTCGATCGGTATTGATTGTGGCCACGCCGACGGGCTCAGGATGGCTCGAGCCACAGACCATGGACGCCGTTGAGTACCTGTACGGGGGCGACACCGCAAGCGTCGCGATGCAGTACGCCTACACGCCGAGCTGGGTGTCGTTCGTCTTTGACCCGGATGCCCCCGTGGATGCGGCCCGCGTGCTGTTCGATGCCGTTCATGAGCGCTGGAGCATGCTTCCGGAGGACGACCGCCCCGTGCTCATCAGCTACGGTCTGAGTCTCGGCGCGCACGGCAGCCAGGCCGTGTTCGGCTCCGTGGAGGAGATTCGAGAGCGCACAGACGGCGCGCTCTTCGTGGGCAGCCCCAACGGCTCGGCGCTCTGGCGGACGCTCCAAGCCGCGCGCGACAGCGGCAGTCCGGCCTGGCGACCAGTGCTGGACGGAGGGCGCGAGGTCCGGTGGATGTCTCAGGCGGGGGATCAGGAACTGCTCCCCAGCGAGTGGCGTGCCCCGAGAGTGCTCTACCTGCAGCACGCAACTGACCCCGTGACCTGGCTCGGCCCTGAACTGATTTGGGAATCGCCCGAGTGGCTCGCAGACTCGCAGCGCGCCAGCGACGTGAGCCCATCGATGCGCTGGATCCCGGGGGTCACCGCGATGCAGGTGACGGTGGACATGCTGATGGGGGAGTCTGTTCCTGCGCGGCACGGGCACAACTATGGCGACGTCGTGAGCCTGGGCTGGCGTGAGGTGATTGGGTCTCACGCTCAGGACGGCGACGGCTTGAACGATGCGGCGTTCGCGCGGGTGCAGCGCGTGATCGAGGCGTACGCCGAACCCGCGGACGCTGAGTAA
- a CDS encoding APC family permease, translating into MTHPPALARRLGTTDAVSIGLASMIGAGIFAVFAPAAGAAGAGLLIGLAVAAMVAVCNATSSAQLAAQYPTSGGTYAFGRERLGEWPGFLAGWSFVIGKTASCAAMALTFAAYAVPAGWQQVVAVAAILLLTGVNSLGITRTARLSRVIVSVVLAVLALVIVLGGVAASRGADGDTLSPLTAGLLADGWYGVLQSAGLLFFAFAGYARIATLGEEVRDPARTIPRAILLALAGTLALYAAIAFLVLTVLGAEGLAASATPLGDLAAASGASWAVPIVGVGAALASLGALLALIAGVGRTSLAMARNGDLPCALAAVHPRYLVPRRAEFALALVACAMILLTDLRGAIGFSSFGVLLYYFITNLSALTQDRAHRRYPRVLPVLGALGCLTLVVTLPPASIGVGVLVLLAGVLGRVVAGRILRGRPR; encoded by the coding sequence ATGACCCACCCGCCCGCACTCGCCCGTCGCCTCGGCACCACTGACGCCGTGTCGATCGGTCTCGCCTCGATGATTGGCGCCGGCATCTTCGCGGTGTTCGCGCCGGCTGCAGGCGCCGCCGGTGCGGGACTGCTGATCGGTCTCGCGGTGGCAGCGATGGTCGCAGTGTGCAATGCGACTTCCTCGGCGCAGCTCGCCGCGCAGTACCCCACGTCCGGCGGAACCTACGCGTTCGGTCGTGAGCGACTGGGGGAATGGCCCGGGTTTCTCGCCGGGTGGAGCTTCGTGATCGGAAAAACGGCGAGCTGTGCCGCGATGGCGCTGACCTTTGCCGCCTACGCGGTCCCGGCCGGGTGGCAGCAGGTTGTTGCTGTGGCGGCGATCCTGCTGCTCACAGGGGTGAACTCGCTCGGGATCACCCGTACCGCGCGGCTCTCCCGGGTGATCGTCTCTGTTGTGCTGGCGGTCCTGGCGCTAGTGATCGTGCTGGGCGGGGTCGCAGCGAGCCGCGGTGCGGACGGTGACACGCTGAGCCCGCTCACGGCGGGACTGCTCGCCGACGGCTGGTACGGGGTGTTGCAGTCCGCGGGGCTGCTCTTCTTCGCCTTCGCCGGATACGCCCGCATCGCGACCCTGGGCGAAGAAGTGCGCGACCCGGCTCGCACGATCCCGCGCGCGATCCTGCTGGCCCTGGCGGGCACGCTGGCGCTCTATGCGGCGATCGCTTTCCTGGTACTCACGGTGCTGGGGGCTGAAGGGCTCGCCGCCAGCGCGACACCGCTCGGCGATCTGGCCGCGGCAAGCGGGGCGAGCTGGGCGGTTCCGATCGTCGGCGTCGGCGCCGCACTGGCCTCCCTCGGTGCGCTGCTGGCGCTGATCGCGGGGGTGGGGCGAACGAGCCTCGCGATGGCACGAAACGGTGATCTTCCCTGTGCGCTCGCCGCAGTGCACCCCCGGTACCTCGTGCCTCGCCGCGCGGAGTTCGCACTCGCGCTGGTGGCGTGCGCGATGATCCTGCTCACGGACCTCCGCGGCGCCATCGGGTTCTCGTCCTTCGGCGTACTCCTGTACTACTTCATTACGAACCTGTCCGCGCTGACGCAGGATCGCGCCCACCGTCGATACCCCCGCGTGCTCCCCGTGCTCGGCGCGCTCGGCTGCCTGACGCTCGTGGTGACCCTCCCGCCCGCGTCAATCGGGGTGGGGGTGCTCGTCCTGCTCGCTGGCGTTCTTGGCCGAGTCGTCGCGGGCAGGATCCTGCGAGGCAGGCCCCGCTAA
- a CDS encoding VIT family protein, producing MSTSSAAADNSSFPHPNEPHRGGLAQRLNWLRAGVLGANDGIVSTAATVVGVAGATAASAPILIAGLAAAVGGAVSMALGEYVSVSSQRDSERALIAKETRELAEMPEQELAELAGLYEQKGLSPATALRVATELTEQDALAAHLSIELGINQEDVVSPWHAALASALAFTLGAILPLLAILLPPPEWRVPVTFVSMLIALALTGAVAAHIGGSSRSRAAIRVVIGGALALSATYAIGVFLGTTGIV from the coding sequence ATGTCCACTTCGAGCGCAGCCGCCGACAATTCCTCCTTTCCGCACCCGAACGAACCGCACCGTGGCGGGCTCGCTCAGCGGCTGAACTGGCTGCGCGCGGGCGTGCTCGGCGCAAACGACGGCATCGTCTCGACCGCGGCCACTGTGGTGGGTGTCGCCGGCGCGACCGCGGCATCGGCCCCCATCCTCATCGCGGGGCTCGCGGCCGCGGTCGGCGGAGCCGTCTCGATGGCGCTCGGCGAGTATGTCTCGGTCAGTAGCCAGCGCGACAGCGAACGGGCCCTCATCGCGAAGGAGACGCGCGAGCTCGCCGAGATGCCCGAGCAGGAGCTCGCCGAGCTCGCCGGGCTGTACGAGCAGAAGGGGCTCTCCCCCGCAACCGCGCTTCGGGTGGCCACCGAGCTCACCGAGCAGGACGCCCTCGCCGCGCACCTGTCGATCGAGCTCGGCATCAACCAAGAAGACGTCGTGAGCCCCTGGCACGCCGCCCTCGCCTCGGCGCTCGCGTTCACCCTCGGCGCGATCCTGCCGTTACTCGCGATTCTGTTGCCGCCGCCCGAGTGGCGCGTTCCGGTGACGTTCGTCTCGATGCTCATCGCCCTCGCGCTCACCGGCGCCGTCGCTGCACATATCGGCGGCAGCTCCCGGTCCCGCGCCGCGATCCGCGTCGTCATTGGCGGCGCGCTCGCGCTCTCCGCCACCTATGCGATCGGCGTGTTCCTCGGCACCACCGGCATCGTTTAG